The following are encoded in a window of Synergistaceae bacterium genomic DNA:
- the serS gene encoding serine--tRNA ligase, producing MLDIKYILSNMDEYAGMLRDRKHDFNLAVLTELDAKRRRIIGETEDLKAKRNEGSKRIGMAKNDPSLDVNALKAEIKAMGGKISELDSELAKIEEELHGYLMTLPNKLSATTPIGNDENDNPVVRTWGEPRKFSFEPKPHWDVAEALGIMDFEKGVMLAQSRFTVLQGLGARMERALVNFMLDLHTKQHGYLEVEPPFMVRSAILEGTGQLPKFAEDLYKLQNDDLWLIPTAEVPLTNLNRESILEEKDLPKYYTAYTPCFRREAGSAGRDVRGLMRQHQFDKVEMVKICTPETSYDELEKLTSNAEDVLKILNLPYHVVNLCSGDIGFGSCKTYDLEVWLPSQNKYREISSCSNCEDFQARRMNLRYRPADGSKPRFAHTLNGSGIAVGRTLIAIIENYQNEDGSITIPEALVPYMDGLTRIDAR from the coding sequence ATGCTCGACATCAAATATATACTCTCCAACATGGACGAATACGCCGGAATGCTCCGGGACAGAAAGCACGATTTCAACTTGGCTGTACTCACGGAGCTTGACGCTAAACGGCGCAGAATCATCGGCGAAACAGAAGACCTCAAAGCAAAACGCAATGAAGGCTCAAAGCGTATCGGAATGGCCAAGAATGACCCCTCACTTGACGTAAACGCCCTCAAAGCCGAAATCAAAGCAATGGGCGGGAAAATCAGCGAGCTTGATTCAGAGCTGGCAAAAATCGAGGAGGAATTACACGGCTACTTAATGACCCTTCCCAACAAGTTAAGCGCAACGACTCCAATCGGCAATGATGAGAATGATAACCCCGTTGTGCGGACATGGGGAGAACCCCGGAAATTTTCCTTTGAGCCTAAACCGCATTGGGACGTGGCAGAGGCTCTCGGAATTATGGACTTTGAGAAGGGAGTCATGTTAGCGCAGAGCCGTTTCACCGTCCTTCAGGGACTCGGCGCGAGAATGGAGCGGGCATTAGTCAATTTCATGCTTGACCTTCACACGAAACAGCACGGATATTTAGAGGTTGAGCCGCCTTTCATGGTACGTTCGGCGATTCTTGAGGGTACCGGGCAATTGCCGAAATTCGCGGAGGATTTGTACAAATTGCAGAATGATGACTTATGGCTTATCCCTACCGCTGAAGTGCCATTGACGAATCTCAACCGTGAAAGCATACTTGAGGAAAAAGACCTCCCGAAATATTACACCGCGTATACTCCGTGTTTCAGGCGCGAGGCAGGCAGCGCGGGAAGAGATGTACGGGGACTCATGCGTCAGCACCAGTTCGACAAAGTTGAAATGGTGAAAATCTGCACACCTGAGACAAGCTATGACGAACTCGAAAAACTCACCTCAAACGCTGAGGATGTCCTCAAAATTCTCAATCTCCCGTATCATGTCGTAAATCTCTGCTCCGGGGATATTGGGTTCGGCTCATGCAAGACATACGATCTTGAAGTGTGGCTGCCGTCTCAGAACAAATACCGCGAAATCAGCTCATGCTCAAACTGTGAGGACTTCCAAGCCCGGCGAATGAACCTGCGTTACAGGCCGGCGGACGGAAGCAAGCCCAGATTCGCGCACACCCTTAACGGCTCAGGAATCGCAGTAGGACGCACATTAATTGCCATCATCGAGAATTACCAGAATGAAGACGGAAGCATAACAATCCCCGAAGCCCTCGTGCCTTACATGGACGGACTGACGAGAATTGACGCACGGTAA
- a CDS encoding 6,7-dimethyl-8-ribityllumazine synthase: MKVTEGKLIGSGLNIAIIASRFNDIVTSRLIEGAKDTLIRHDVSPNAIDIYWVPGAWELPLIAEEVVLTGKYDAVIALGAVIRGDTPHFDYVAAESSKGLASVGLKHRVPVLFGVLTCDTLEQALLRSGSKAGNKGSDCALGAIEMANLLRAVRKTTSTEGN; this comes from the coding sequence GTGAAAGTAACAGAAGGAAAATTAATCGGCTCAGGTCTCAATATCGCAATAATCGCCTCACGCTTCAATGACATAGTAACATCCCGACTCATCGAGGGCGCAAAAGATACCCTCATCCGTCATGACGTATCACCGAACGCAATCGACATCTACTGGGTTCCTGGGGCGTGGGAGCTTCCGTTAATCGCCGAGGAAGTCGTGCTTACGGGGAAATATGACGCTGTTATAGCACTTGGCGCGGTGATTCGCGGTGATACTCCGCATTTCGACTATGTAGCGGCGGAGTCGTCAAAGGGACTCGCGTCTGTCGGCCTGAAACATCGAGTCCCCGTCCTTTTCGGGGTGCTTACGTGTGATACATTGGAGCAGGCACTCTTGCGGTCAGGCAGCAAGGCTGGCAACAAGGGATCTGACTGCGCTTTAGGTGCGATTGAGATGGCAAATTTACTCCGTGCCGTCAGAAAAACTACATCAACAGAAGGGAACTAA